The following proteins are co-located in the Robbsia betulipollinis genome:
- a CDS encoding carbohydrate ABC transporter permease, which produces MNLENPALPAARPRRRASAAARQQRLAALLFLSPACIMVGIYVVWPILSSIFLSFYNWDGMSPREFIGFANYTELFHSHTFYTALKNNVIWLALFLLAPPMGLAVALYLNQAVPGIRIVKSLFFAPFVLSGVVVGLMFSWFYDPTFGLLKVVLGHGIPVLGDARYVTFGIIFAALWPQTAYCMILYLTGLTSLDAEQIEAARMEGAKGWAMLRHVILPQLRPTTFMAIVVTIIGALRSFDLIAVMSGGGPFESSTVLAYYMYDQAIKYYRLGYSAAIAVVLFAIMMVYIVYHLRRMLRQER; this is translated from the coding sequence ATGAATTTGGAAAATCCGGCCCTGCCCGCGGCCCGGCCGCGCAGACGCGCGTCGGCGGCGGCGCGCCAGCAGCGTCTGGCCGCATTGCTGTTTCTTTCGCCGGCCTGCATCATGGTGGGCATCTATGTCGTCTGGCCGATCCTGTCGTCGATCTTCCTGAGCTTCTACAACTGGGACGGGATGTCGCCGAGGGAATTCATCGGGTTCGCGAACTATACGGAACTGTTCCATTCGCACACTTTTTACACCGCGTTGAAAAACAACGTGATCTGGCTGGCGTTGTTCCTGCTGGCGCCGCCGATGGGCCTGGCCGTGGCGCTCTACCTGAATCAGGCCGTGCCCGGCATCCGGATCGTGAAATCGCTGTTTTTCGCCCCCTTCGTGCTCTCCGGCGTGGTGGTCGGCCTGATGTTTTCGTGGTTCTACGATCCGACGTTCGGGCTGCTGAAGGTCGTGCTGGGGCACGGCATTCCGGTGCTCGGCGATGCCCGCTACGTGACCTTCGGCATCATTTTCGCGGCGTTGTGGCCCCAGACCGCCTATTGCATGATTCTCTATCTGACCGGGCTGACCTCGCTCGATGCCGAGCAGATCGAAGCCGCGCGCATGGAAGGGGCGAAGGGATGGGCCATGCTGCGGCACGTGATCCTGCCGCAACTCCGGCCCACCACGTTCATGGCGATCGTGGTCACGATCATCGGCGCGTTGCGCAGCTTCGATCTGATCGCGGTCATGAGCGGCGGGGGGCCGTTCGAAAGCTCGACCGTCCTGGCGTATTACATGTACGACCAGGCGATCAAATACTACCGGCTGGGGTATTCGGCGGCCATCGCCGTCGTCCTGTTCGCGATCATGA